In Opitutaceae bacterium TAV5, one genomic interval encodes:
- a CDS encoding ribosomal small subunit pseudouridine synthase A — MKRRLDQLLASLGYCSRREAREFLRAHAVTAGGGPPLRDAALKLDPGAADVRVDGEPLDHPDGLLILLNKPTGLVCSHDEREGPRVYDLLPPRWRARNPQVTSIGRLDKETSGLLLLTDRTELVHRYTSPRHKVEKVYRATLDRSIAGIAEKLAATFASGTLQLDGEKTPCAAAKFCLIDDRTATLTLTEGKYHQVRRMFAAAAGATVVALHRERFGALTPGDLAPGEYRLIGENEIGGE, encoded by the coding sequence ATGAAGCGCCGCCTCGACCAGCTCCTCGCCAGCCTCGGCTACTGCTCGCGCCGCGAAGCGCGGGAGTTTTTGCGCGCCCATGCCGTGACGGCCGGTGGCGGCCCGCCGTTGCGTGATGCAGCCCTGAAGCTCGATCCCGGCGCCGCCGATGTACGCGTGGACGGCGAGCCGCTCGATCATCCCGACGGCCTGCTGATCCTGCTGAACAAGCCGACCGGTCTGGTGTGCTCGCACGACGAGCGCGAAGGGCCGCGCGTGTACGACCTGCTCCCGCCGCGCTGGCGCGCCCGCAACCCGCAGGTGACGAGCATCGGCCGCCTCGACAAGGAGACAAGCGGCCTGCTCCTGCTCACCGACCGCACGGAACTCGTTCACCGTTATACCTCGCCGAGGCACAAGGTCGAAAAGGTCTATCGCGCCACGCTCGACCGCTCCATCGCCGGCATCGCGGAAAAACTCGCCGCCACGTTTGCCTCCGGCACGCTGCAACTCGACGGAGAGAAGACACCGTGCGCGGCGGCGAAGTTTTGTTTGATCGACGACCGCACCGCCACGCTGACGCTGACCGAAGGCAAGTACCACCAGGTGCGCCGCATGTTCGCCGCGGCCGCCGGGGCGACGGTCGTGGCGCTGCATCGCGAACGTTTCGGCGCGCTCACTCCCGGCGACCTCGCGCCCGGCGAATACCGGCTGATCGGGGAGAACGAAATCGGCGGCGAGTGA
- a CDS encoding LysR family transcriptional regulator has protein sequence MEIHQLRYFVEVVRTSGFTRAAERCHVTQPTLSQQVRKLEEMLGEPLLQRRRDGVILTSFGKTFYERALAILAEVRAAQEEAAAFRGELKGSLHLGMIPTVAPYLTPRMLKDSLSRFPQITFRITEDTTDNLMQAMRKGTVDLSLLSLPLPGDEWVAAELMRDEILVALPKNHALGGKPRVNLQRLAGEPLVLMQEAHCLRGQSLSLCSQAGWQPEVFFYSSQIDTLLAMVEAGLGISFIPAMARPYMGRRQVKLRSLAKGGAFRTIALVRHRQSSPTRALQRFWDTCLATFAKD, from the coding sequence TCACACGGGCGGCGGAGCGTTGCCACGTCACCCAGCCGACCCTGAGCCAGCAGGTGCGCAAGCTGGAGGAGATGCTCGGCGAGCCGTTGCTGCAGCGCCGGCGCGACGGTGTGATCCTCACCTCCTTCGGGAAGACGTTCTACGAGCGGGCTCTCGCCATCCTCGCCGAGGTGCGGGCGGCGCAGGAGGAGGCCGCCGCCTTTCGCGGAGAGCTGAAGGGGAGTCTTCACCTGGGCATGATTCCCACCGTGGCCCCCTACCTGACGCCACGGATGCTGAAGGATTCCCTGAGCCGTTTTCCGCAGATCACGTTTCGCATCACGGAAGACACCACCGACAACCTCATGCAGGCGATGCGCAAGGGCACGGTGGACCTGTCGCTCCTCAGCCTTCCGCTGCCCGGCGACGAGTGGGTCGCGGCCGAGCTGATGCGCGACGAGATTCTCGTCGCCCTGCCCAAAAACCATGCCCTCGGCGGCAAGCCGCGGGTCAACCTGCAACGGCTCGCGGGCGAGCCGCTCGTCCTCATGCAGGAAGCCCACTGCCTGCGCGGCCAGAGCCTTTCCCTGTGTTCGCAGGCTGGATGGCAGCCCGAGGTGTTTTTTTACAGTTCGCAGATCGACACGCTGCTGGCCATGGTCGAGGCGGGTCTCGGCATTTCCTTCATCCCGGCGATGGCCCGCCCCTACATGGGCCGGCGCCAAGTGAAACTGCGCTCCCTGGCCAAGGGCGGCGCCTTCCGCACCATCGCGCTGGTCCGCCATCGGCAAAGCAGCCCGACCCGCGCGCTCCAGCGTTTCTGGGACACCTGCCTGGCCACGTTCGCGAAGGATTGA